The following are from one region of the Falsibacillus albus genome:
- a CDS encoding DMT family transporter: protein METPKVNPYLALGIGVVSVSTSAILVKVSSADAGVIAFYRLFITVLLMAPFFFIKNMKELKLITIRDWIYSLIAGIFLAFHFILWFESLNYTSVASSTVLVTLQPLFAFLGTFLFFNERLSLKAILCGVIAIAGSVIISWGDFQISGSALFGDVLALAACALVTAYLLFGQHVRKRLSLMTYTFVVYFICSVVLLIYVLFTKEKLGPYPAEDWVYFLLLALIPNLLGHSLFNWSLKWVSTSTISMAILFEPVGASILAYFLLHESLHATQILGGGVVIAGISIFLLNERKSKQLELMKNDMESV, encoded by the coding sequence ATGGAGACCCCAAAAGTAAACCCTTATCTAGCCCTTGGCATCGGTGTCGTGTCCGTTTCAACATCTGCCATTTTAGTGAAAGTCTCATCAGCAGATGCAGGAGTCATCGCATTTTATCGTTTATTTATTACAGTACTTTTAATGGCGCCATTCTTTTTCATTAAAAATATGAAAGAACTGAAGCTGATTACAATACGTGATTGGATATATTCATTGATAGCAGGTATTTTTTTGGCTTTTCATTTTATTTTATGGTTCGAATCCTTAAATTACACATCGGTGGCAAGTTCGACCGTTTTGGTGACGCTCCAGCCGTTGTTTGCGTTTTTAGGAACCTTCTTATTTTTTAATGAACGTTTATCTCTTAAAGCAATCCTGTGTGGAGTCATTGCCATTGCCGGGAGTGTGATCATAAGCTGGGGCGATTTTCAAATCAGCGGAAGTGCTTTATTCGGAGATGTATTGGCGTTGGCTGCCTGTGCGCTAGTCACAGCATATTTGTTGTTTGGTCAACATGTAAGGAAACGGCTCTCACTTATGACTTATACATTTGTCGTTTATTTTATTTGCTCCGTAGTTTTATTGATTTATGTACTCTTCACGAAAGAAAAGCTGGGACCATATCCTGCAGAAGACTGGGTTTATTTCCTGCTTCTTGCCCTCATTCCCAATTTGCTCGGACATAGCTTGTTTAATTGGTCCCTTAAATGGGTCAGTACATCGACAATATCTATGGCGATACTGTTTGAACCTGTAGGTGCTTCGATCTTGGCTTATTTTCTTTTGCACGAAAGCTTGCATGCCACACAAATATTGGGGGGAGGAGTTGTAATTGCAGGAATCTCGATATTTTTGCTGAATGAAAGAAAGAGCAAGCAGTTAGAGTTAATGAAAAATGATATGGAATCTGTTTAG